From a single Sporosarcina oncorhynchi genomic region:
- a CDS encoding TspO/MBR family protein, whose amino-acid sequence MELLKVNGRLDSKRVAVGILLPIIGGSITGWIANRNTQEKYKKLKKPSFSPPPSAFPIAWTTLYGMMGLAKYRVERKKEFGFREPTAIPSYEIQLGLNYLWSFLYFRWGLRGTALIEMTILLATIALTTYEFYTVDKTAGTLMIPYIGWVAFALCLNYTTWQLNK is encoded by the coding sequence ATGGAACTACTAAAAGTGAATGGTCGACTAGATTCTAAACGCGTCGCTGTGGGAATTCTGTTACCGATTATCGGAGGATCGATTACAGGATGGATCGCCAATCGAAATACACAGGAGAAATATAAAAAGCTAAAAAAACCCTCTTTTTCTCCTCCACCTTCCGCATTCCCAATTGCATGGACAACGTTATATGGAATGATGGGCTTGGCAAAATATCGGGTTGAACGAAAAAAAGAATTCGGATTTCGTGAACCTACCGCAATTCCCTCATACGAAATACAACTTGGTTTGAACTATTTGTGGTCTTTCCTTTATTTCAGATGGGGATTGCGGGGAACCGCACTAATCGAGATGACGATTCTTTTGGCCACAATTGCTTTAACGACATATGAATTTTATACTGTCGACAAAACCGCTGGCACATTGATGATTCCGTATATCGGATGGGTTGCATTCGCGTTATGCTTGAATTACACTACTTGGCAATTGAATAAATGA
- a CDS encoding pyridoxamine 5'-phosphate oxidase family protein: MDTKKTARKILDESFIGTMATVQNGKPFSRYMTFFNDEFTLYTATSKQTDKVDELEDNPNTHILIGYDGDGFGDAYLEVMGTVNISDDEAVKEKVWNDQMKSWFTGPEDPNLVILKITPESMRLMNKKGEEPQEINFS, encoded by the coding sequence ATGGATACAAAGAAAACTGCACGTAAAATTTTAGACGAAAGCTTCATTGGTACAATGGCTACCGTGCAAAACGGGAAACCGTTCAGCAGGTACATGACTTTCTTTAATGACGAGTTTACACTTTACACTGCAACATCGAAACAGACGGATAAGGTTGATGAACTTGAAGACAATCCGAACACACATATCCTCATCGGTTATGACGGTGACGGATTTGGCGACGCTTACTTGGAAGTGATGGGAACAGTGAACATTTCAGATGATGAAGCTGTTAAAGAGAAAGTGTGGAACGATCAGATGAAGTCATGGTTCACAGGCCCAGAAGATCCGAACCTCGTCATTCTCAAAATAACACCCGAATCAATGCGTCTCATGAACAAAAAAGGCGAAGAACCTCAAGAAATTAATTTCAGTTAA